TGACTGAAAAAGGCGAGTTAGCTTCTTCAAGTATGGTCTATCCTGTAGGAGGAGATCAATTTGGAGAGGTAGTGATCGACAAAGTGGGAATTAATGAACCATTATTTTACGGAGATAGTGAAGAAATTTTGCGTTTAGGCGCAGGACAATACATCGGAAGTATGATTCCAGGAGATCTTGGAACGACTTTGATCGGTGGGCATAATCTACCTTCCTTTGGTAAAATTTATTACTTAGAACCTGGGGACGAAGTAGCTATCCGCACTCACTATGGTGATTATACGTACCAAGTGACAGAGGTAAAAATAGCGAACTACAAAGACCCTACAATCAATACCAAATTAGGTGAACGCACTAAAAGATCGCTGATTCTATATACCTGTTACCCATTAGATGCAATTGGTTTAACACCAGAGCGAGTTTTTGTTTCTGCAGATTATGTATCTGGACCAATTATCGATGAGAAGTCATAAGGGAGGAGAATCAGTCAGATGAAAAATCGCAATCATTCAATGAAAGTAATTTCTCGCTTTTTTATTGCTTTTTTGTCTTCAGTTTTTTTGTTTGCATTTTTAATTTTACTGACATTGAGATTAACCCTTTTTAGTGAAAATTATATTACCAAACAAGCAACTAAAGCAGATTACTATTCGCAGTTAACAGAAGAAATCAATCGACAAGTGGAAAATAGCGCTCTAGGAAGTAACATTCCAACCGGGGTCTTAAATCAGTCGATCAGTAAAGACTTAGTTAAGACAGACGTAGATGCGTATTTTAAAGCGATGTACAATACAGGAACAAAGTATTCAATCTCTAATGAAAAAGGCGTTCATGATGCTGTTTCTAAAGCGATTACAAAGTATATGGAAGAAAAAGCAATTCAGACAACACCAGAATCCGTACAGGCTGTAACTGGTCTTTCAGACAATGCCGTAAACATTTATAAGGGCTATATTGAGTTGCCGTTTTTAGTTTCCTATGGACGAAAAGTGATCAATTATAAATCAACGCTAGTTATTTTTATGGGAGTTTGCGGTGTGCTTTGGCTATTGTTAAGCTTTTCTCTCTATTCTTCATTGAGAGGGTATGTTCATCGTTTGTTGCGGTATTGGGCATATATTTGGATTAGCAGCGGCTTGATGATGGCCGTTGTGCCAGCATTCATCTTAATGCAAGGATTTTTGAAAAAGCTAGGAATTCAATCTAAAGCAATGTATGACTTTATACAAACTTATTTATCAAGCTTTTTGTGGTTGTTTATTATGGTTGGGATAATCTCAATCGTAGCAGGTATCATTTTTGGAGTACTTAGCGAAATCAAGAGAAAAAATTTATTTAGCGCTTAATGCTGAAAGAAGTTTTAAGAAATCATAATAAGATCGTCAGCTTGTTTTTAAATAGGCTGACTTTTTTATTGCATACGAAAGTGATGCAAGTAAATAACGTTTAGCACGCTTTCTTTTTTTTACATAACATGATACCATAGAGGCTTGGAGGGATGAAGATGTCAAAAAAAAATAAAGATATAGAAGTAAAAATAGAAGAAGCAGAAAAAAAAGTAAATGGTGAAACAATTACAGTTAGTACCTTGACAATCGGCAAAAAAGAAATTGGTCAAGTTTTAGCACAAGACACAAAAAAATTTGCTGTGGTGATCGATGGGCGCAATGAAGCAACTGTGAAAACGCTTGATGAAGCGATAGAATACATTATTCGCCAATGGAATTTAAACGACTAAAATAAATAACAACTTTTTTTCGAAAAAGGCTTGCTTTTTGTTCAAAAGTTTTGTATTATAACTAAGTCAGGTTTGTTACTAAAAACCTTCTGGAGGAATAGCGAAGTGGCTAAACGCGACGGACTGTAAATCCGTTCCTTAGGGTTCAGTGGTTCGAATCCACTTTCCTCCATTTTGACCATTGGGGTATAGCCAAGCGGTAAGGCAACAGGTTTTGATCCTGTCATGCGTTGGTTCGAATCCAGCTACCCCAGTTTTTTTCTTAGAACAACTCAGATAGAGTTGTTCTTTTTTTGACTAAAAAAATGATAGTAACTTTTGTTCTCTTTTTTTAGAATATGTGATAAAGTGGATGAAAAGCATGAGGAGTGAACCCGATGAATCTTAAAGAGAAAATAACTGAAACAGCTGAAAAAGTGTATGACTTAGCTCGTGAAGGAAAATATGATGTCAACGTGAATCTTTTTTCTAAAAAGAGAAGCAATGAGAAGGCAAAAGGCATTGAAGTTGTAACACTTAGAGATACAGCGCATACTAAAAAGTGGCGCTCTAAGAACCGTTAAAGAGAATGAAGAGCAAATAGCCTGAAACAACGTCCTTTATATGTTGTTTCAGGCTATTTTGTTTACTGGAGGGTATTACTTGTCGATTTCAAGTCCTAAGACTGTCAGGTGTCCATTTCCGACGAGTTTAATGACAAGTCTAGCTAAATGATTGGGAGCCATGTCAGTGTCACTTGTGATCCACCAGTGCAGGGTTCCAATAAAAATTGAGGTCATGTACTCAATAATAAAATCAATAGGCACCTCGATATCATTTTCAGTAATTTTTAGTTTGGAGAAAATATCCGCATATTTCTCATAAATAATATCTGCCAGCTTTTTCCGTAATAATTCATTTGAACTGCCATCCATGATCGTCAGAAAGAAGTTTTTATTTTGTTGAATATTGATATAAATATGCGTAAGCAGAAACTCGATTTGTTTGACTTTGATTCGATTGCTGACGATGATTTGTTCAGTATCAATAATAGAGGTGAAGGCATTGATCGCAAAATCGAAAATTTGTTCATAGAGGTCTTGTTTGTCCTTGAAATGAGCATAGAAAGTCGCACGATTGATCATCGCTTCATCGGCAATGTCTTGAATCGTTATACCATCGTACCCTTTTTCGTTGACTAAGTGAAAGAAAGCTTCGATAATCATTTTGTGTGTTCGTTTTACCCGTAGGTCCGTTTTCTTCGACATATAAATTTCCTTTCGAAATAATCAACAGATTTAAAAAGTTTGTTGCTTATCTCACAAATTTGAGTGATTTGCCTGTTGCAATTACATTAGAATCTTTCTAAAATATACATAAGTATTATATCAGACACCTTGTAGGATAATCAACAAAGTGTTGTGAAATAAAAGGGTATGAACTATAAGGAGATAAAAGTTATGACAATAAGAGCCGGAATCGATGTTGGATCAACAACTGTGAAATTAGTAATTATTGACGAAGAAAAGCATACAAAATTTGCAAAATATGAACGACATTACTCAGATGTAAAAGCAGCGACTGAAAAAGTGTTGAATGAAGCAATGAATGAATTAGGTGAAAAAACACCGATTACAATGACGATCACAGGCTCAGGCGGAATGGGATTGGCAGATGTGTTGAATATTTCATTTGTTCAAGAAGTCATTGCCTGTACAAAAACAGTAGAAGAGATCATACCTGAAACAGATGTAGCGATTGAATTGGGCGGAGAAGACGCAAAGATTACTTTTTTTGAAGGTGCATTAGAACAACGGATGAACGGGAGTTGTGCTGGAGGAACTGGGGCTTTTATCGATCAAATGGCAGTCTTATTAAAAACAGATGCAAATGGTGTCAATGAATTAGCTAAAAACTATCAGACGATTTATCCAATTGCTTCTCGATGCGGCGTTTTTGCCAAAACAGATGTGCAGCCATTGATCAATGAAGGCGCAGCTAAAGAGGATATTGCGGCGAGTATTTTTCAGGCGGTTGTCAACCAAACGATTGCAGGTCTTGCTGCCGGTCGTAAAATCAGAGGGAAAATTGCCTTTTTAGGTGGACCGCTTTTCTTTATGTCAGAACTTAGAAAACGATTCATTGAAACTTTAGATGTAAAGCCGGAAGATGTGATTTTTCCAGAGAATCCACAACTATTTGTCGCAATGGGGGCAGCCATTTATTCTGAAGGTGCTAACCCAACAACGCTAGAGGAATTAATCCATCGCTTGACTAATGGGGATCAAGAGCAATTAAAACCAACCGATACATTAGAGCCGCTGTTTCAAGATGACACACAATTAAAAGAATTTAGAGCGCGTCATAATCAAGCTAAAGCGCAAGAAAAGCTATTATCTGAACATCATGGCGTTGCCTTTTTAGGGATTGATGCAGGGTCGACGACGACTAAAGTCACGCTAATTGATGAAGATGGCAATCTGCTGTTTTCGTTTTATGGAAATAATCAAGGACAGCCTTTAGAAACCACAATGACAGTTCTAAAAGACTTATACCAACAATTACCAAAAGATGTTTTCATTGGAAAGTCAGCAGTTACAGGATATGGTGAACATTTAATCAAAAATGCTTTGAAAGTTGATATTGGTGAAGTTGAAACAATGGCACATTATAAAGCGGCCAATCATTTTCAACCCGGTGTTGATTTTATTTTAGATATCGGTGGTCAAGATATGAAAGCTATGACGATCAAAGACGGTGTCTTGTCTTCAATCCAACTAAATGAAGCTTGTTCATCAGGCTGCGGTTCTTTTATTGAGACATTTGCCAAATCGTTGAATTTTGATGTAAAAGACTTTGCCATTGAGGCCTTAAGTTCTAAAGCACCAGTTGATTTGGGTTCTCGTTGTACGGTCTTTATGAATTCAAAAGTAAAACAAGTACAAAAAGAAGGGGCATCCGTTGGAGATATCTCTGCTGGTTTGTCTTATTCTGTGATCAAAAATGCGATATACAAAGTAATCAAAGTACGACGCCCAGAAGAATTGGGAAAGAAAATTGTTTGCCAAGGTGGGACATTCTATAATGAAGCAGTATTACGTGCTTTTGAAATGATCAGTGAACGTGAAGTTGTCCGTCCTTCGATCGCAGGACTAATGGGTGCGTATGGTGCAGCATTGATTGCATTAGAGAATTATGAATTGGGTCAAGAAACAACGATTCTTGGACTTGATGAGCTGGATACCTTTACAGCGGATAAGGAATTTACCCATTGTGGTTTATGTGAAAATAACTGCATGATGACGGTGACGATTTTTTCTGATGGCCGCCAATTTATCACAGGAAATCGCTGTGAGCGTGGGACTAGAATTAAAGTAAAGAAAGAAGATCGTAAAGTCAATTTGGTTGATTATAAATACCGAAAATTATTTAAATATCGTCCATTGAAAGAAAAAGATGCGGTTCATGGCAGAATCGGCATTCCTCGTGTTTTGAATATGTATGAAAATTATCCATTATGGCATACTTTCTTCACGGATCTAGGGTTCCGAGTCGAGTTATCACCACGCTCAAATAAAGAGTTATATGAACAAGGCATGGAAACTATTCCAAGTGATACAGCCTGTTATCCTGCTAAAATCTCTCACGGGCATATTCAAGCATTAATCGATTCAAAAGTCCCAATGATTTTTTATCCGGGTGTTGTTTTTGAACGTCAAGAGTCAGCAGAAGCGGATAATCATTTTAATTGTCCAATCGTTCAAAGTTATCCTGATGTGATTCGCAATAATGTAGATGATATTCGTGATGGAAAAGTCGATTACCGCAACCCGTACATTAATTTAGCAAATGAAGCATCTGT
The Enterococcus silesiacus DNA segment above includes these coding regions:
- a CDS encoding TetR family transcriptional regulator, encoding MSKKTDLRVKRTHKMIIEAFFHLVNEKGYDGITIQDIADEAMINRATFYAHFKDKQDLYEQIFDFAINAFTSIIDTEQIIVSNRIKVKQIEFLLTHIYINIQQNKNFFLTIMDGSSNELLRKKLADIIYEKYADIFSKLKITENDIEVPIDFIIEYMTSIFIGTLHWWITSDTDMAPNHLARLVIKLVGNGHLTVLGLEIDK
- a CDS encoding 2-hydroxyglutaryl-CoA dehydratase, which codes for MTIRAGIDVGSTTVKLVIIDEEKHTKFAKYERHYSDVKAATEKVLNEAMNELGEKTPITMTITGSGGMGLADVLNISFVQEVIACTKTVEEIIPETDVAIELGGEDAKITFFEGALEQRMNGSCAGGTGAFIDQMAVLLKTDANGVNELAKNYQTIYPIASRCGVFAKTDVQPLINEGAAKEDIAASIFQAVVNQTIAGLAAGRKIRGKIAFLGGPLFFMSELRKRFIETLDVKPEDVIFPENPQLFVAMGAAIYSEGANPTTLEELIHRLTNGDQEQLKPTDTLEPLFQDDTQLKEFRARHNQAKAQEKLLSEHHGVAFLGIDAGSTTTKVTLIDEDGNLLFSFYGNNQGQPLETTMTVLKDLYQQLPKDVFIGKSAVTGYGEHLIKNALKVDIGEVETMAHYKAANHFQPGVDFILDIGGQDMKAMTIKDGVLSSIQLNEACSSGCGSFIETFAKSLNFDVKDFAIEALSSKAPVDLGSRCTVFMNSKVKQVQKEGASVGDISAGLSYSVIKNAIYKVIKVRRPEELGKKIVCQGGTFYNEAVLRAFEMISEREVVRPSIAGLMGAYGAALIALENYELGQETTILGLDELDTFTADKEFTHCGLCENNCMMTVTIFSDGRQFITGNRCERGTRIKVKKEDRKVNLVDYKYRKLFKYRPLKEKDAVHGRIGIPRVLNMYENYPLWHTFFTDLGFRVELSPRSNKELYEQGMETIPSDTACYPAKISHGHIQALIDSKVPMIFYPGVVFERQESAEADNHFNCPIVQSYPDVIRNNVDDIRDGKVDYRNPYINLANEASVAKVLSETFADLGISAEQVTQALRHGYEELDAFKEDVRNKGEETLVMLNQKGEKGIVLSGRPYHLDPEINHGIADVITQEGFHVLTEDCVSHLSDVGNLRVVNQWVYHSRLYAAARVVAKSKNLELVQLNSFGCGLDAVTTDQVEEIMDQYGKIYTVLKIDEGSNLGAIRIRLRSLKAAVGEREKMDFQPKLQHEEPEKIIFTKEMKKTHTLLLPMLSPIHQSGLVDVALQASGYNVVCLPADDREAVNVGLKYVNNDACYPAIISIGQLVEALESGEYDLEHVSVMMTQTGGGCRATNYIPLLRKALNDAGFPQVPVVSVSMGNKGVESNPGFKFTLPMLKRVAVAFLYGDLFERVVYRTRPYETETGMIDALHAKWLKQIEKNVRNGSLSLFNRNMKKIIKEFDEVPLHQIKKPKVGVVGEILVKYSPTANNDIVRLLEAEGAEAVVPDIVGFMNYSLYNQIWKYDNMGMSKQSKNLAQFAIRIIEYVEKPMDKALRNSKRFEGLSSIHELAEDAGKILSIGNHTGEGWFLTGEMIELLKSDVNNIVCMQPFGCLPNHVVGKGVTKELRRQYPKANIAPIDYDPGVSLVNQLNRIRLMMATANKMLEEEKIRS
- a CDS encoding sortase, whose product is MKQLKRVGAFIYVPLLFMCFGYLVIYIIGAPVINFASSAVELISLNDAPSFDQKGTNLLEKRYEDKEQASSDKTTDKSVQTKTDASDNKSAKAVAAGMKVTEKGELASSSMVYPVGGDQFGEVVIDKVGINEPLFYGDSEEILRLGAGQYIGSMIPGDLGTTLIGGHNLPSFGKIYYLEPGDEVAIRTHYGDYTYQVTEVKIANYKDPTINTKLGERTKRSLILYTCYPLDAIGLTPERVFVSADYVSGPIIDEKS